In Lolium perenne isolate Kyuss_39 chromosome 5, Kyuss_2.0, whole genome shotgun sequence, the sequence acggcaaggccaaagagagcaaggaaaaatactgcgaggagtacgccaagctccatccagaggtggaggaccctatgaccgagccggtcgacgaggtggcgatgatgctggcggggtccggccagccgcatggacgtcctgcctgccttgctgggggtttcaagcctcagaggaacttcacgcagatcaaggctaccctcccctccggcagctacgctacctcctcgcggactacatgccgttctcgggtagaggtagatgtaagtcatccacactttcatcctctgttttgactcttgttcctgaatggctatgttgatgagacgcattatttctgaaattgtagactcagctcgaggaggcctatgcagtagcttacgaggagtatctcgagaagattaaggagcatgaccttgtgaaagatgcctatgtccagtggatgagcaaccagatggcggtaagtttcaatctctatggttgcaaaacattataagtccccatgtttgaatctgagctatctctcccatttcttgcagagtttcactcggttcatgatgactggagtgcgagaggaaccactcccagagccacctcatccggggccgacgccagttttcccgtccaaggaggagttctattgcatgtacaagcgtcagcgtcagttgaccccggtaagttgctaacttggctaagttgctaacttggtgtgacatggctaagttgctaactccctccaacatgtagggattgggagaatccgggaacgacgctcctgatggtacgccgatgcaccccggtcgctgttctcctggtgcttctgccgaacctcggcatggttctgcttccggtggctctcgtcgtggttctacctccccgagcaccATCGAAAAACTGCGGCCTCACTTCACCCACTCGGAGCTAGATCGTCTCTAGGGTGGTGCACCACCATAGTTTCTACAttgtactagctacatgacacatGCTATATGTGTAGAATGATCTATGTAGGATGACTATATGTACCGTATTGCTTGTGTGCTATATTTGTACTAAATTTGGGATTTGGTGCCATATTTGTGCTATATCTGCGATGTGAGCTATATGTGTGCAATTCATATATGATACTGCTATTTTATATGCAATTGTTGTGCAAATGGAGCAAAAtcaggaaaataaaaaaaactgggaagcagctgtgccgacggtgtcaccgtcggcacaggcccatagctgtgccaaatggcagggtttgtgccgacggtgacaccgtcggcacagctctGCCGTTTCGCGCGTTTTTTGCGACGTTGACGGCAGCCGGCGTGACGGCAAGGTGGTGTGCCGACGATGGAgcggccgacggccaccgtccagccgtcggcgttcttctgtgccgacggtgccCTGCTACGCCGACGGTGCCTGCGCGAACCCCGACGCCAATTGTGCCGACGACGagacgccgacggtcaccgtcggcagagCCTATGCCGACGGTGAAGTAcactgtgccgacggtgcggggccgtcggCCCAGAAGGTTGTTCCCGTAGTGTACAACACTACGGACACTACCCTGTATTATTGGTTGTAAGAATGAAATGACCTCTACTTGCCATTgcccaacattttgcatcagtttTGATTTGATTGATTAGAAGTTGGATTGGTGAACAcgcgccccgtttctttcttgccAAATCGCCCAAGCCGTGAGCATAACAATTGTGTTGAAGCTCGTTTTAGCTGATCCATGCAGTCTATCTGAAGCCTGCACCCACCATTCTCTGAATTTGCTATCAATCGAAGGGACAGCCTGCCCAGATGATGTTCACGACCGTGCATCCAAAGAACAAGTTTTGTGCGTTTTCTTCTGCCGAGTTGCAAAACACACACTTCTCGTTATGCGGCAACCCTCTCTTGGCTAGTCGATCAGCTGTCCATGTTCTGCCACGGATGAAGAGCCAGGCTGCAAATTTGCAGCGCAGCCCAAGACCCCCAAATAGCAGCAGCTAGGTCGCACCGTGTCGATCCAGTGAGAGATATACAGATTTCACTGAGTAGATTCCCTTTGGCTCCCACGACCACTTCCAAACATCAGAAAGATTGGACAAGTGAAAATTTCTTAGTTCCTCCCAAAGCGTTAGCGCCTGATAAAAGGCACATATCGATATTTGTTTCTTTATATCATCCATCTAGGCGCTGTTAGGCAACCCTTCCGCCAATCCGCCACCATTCTTTTGGCCTTGACTGTTGGGTTGATAGGCTTGTAGACATGCGGAGCCAC encodes:
- the LOC139831172 gene encoding uncharacterized protein, which gives rise to MHNICFVMQGKKLGREVGEMEAWTHMKLVTPGPNEPRPAPEMYYGKAKESKEKYCEEYAKLHPEVEDPMTEPVDEVAMMLAGSGQPHGRPACLAGGFKPQRNFTQIKATLPSGSYATSSRTTCRSRVEVDTQLEEAYAVAYEEYLEKIKEHDLVKDAYVQWMSNQMAGQPAQMMFTTVHPKNKFCAFSSAELQNTHFSLCGNPLLASRSAVHVLPRMKSQAANLQRSPRPPNSSS